CGTCAATGTGCAGGAAGTAGCGCAGATGGACCAGGATCTGGATCGCGCCGAGGCCCATGATCAAGCCCGCGGCCTGTCCCCCGGTCACCAGGCCCTTCATCACCGCGGCGAAGGGAATGACGGTGAGGATCACCGCCAGCACAAAGCCTACCGCATAGGCCTTGCCCACCGGGGCATGCCCGATATTCGGCCCATGGCCGTGCGTGTCGTGGCCGCCGCTCATGCCGCAACTCCCATCAGATAGACAAAGCTGAACACGCCGATCCACACCACGTCGAGGAAGTGCCAGAACAGCGAGAGACAGGTCAGGCGCCGGATGTTGGTCTCGGTCAGGCCGCGGGTGGCGACCTGGACCATCATCAGAGTCATCCAGATCAGACCCGAGGTCACGTGGAGGCCGTGGGTGCCGACCAGCGCGAAGAAGGACGAGAGCCAGCCGGAGCGATCCGGGCCGAAGCCCTCGTGGATCAGCGTGGTGAACTCGTTGATCTCCATGCCGATGAAGCC
This genomic window from Sphingomonas abietis contains:
- the cyoD gene encoding cytochrome o ubiquinol oxidase subunit IV, whose product is MSGGHDTHGHGPNIGHAPVGKAYAVGFVLAVILTVIPFAAVMKGLVTGGQAAGLIMGLGAIQILVHLRYFLHIDGKTDHWTLQALFFTLFVLAIVLGGSVWVMYHLNTNMMPMMPSDG